In Mercurialis annua linkage group LG6, ddMerAnnu1.2, whole genome shotgun sequence, the following are encoded in one genomic region:
- the LOC126653719 gene encoding zinc finger protein ZAT1-like yields MVMNMFVTDQTNNKIDHDTSTGVVDVGIELKDWPRELKKKRKHCYEDEINEPTTKKNKVVKLKEATGLVEPKRNVYQCKECKQDFDNFRALGGHMASHNRKMRSDDDLMNTSYKCPICHHVFNDFRALGGHIASHNRKDRAEKAALGGDSSLCIVAGSSVGSLRDKSYECNICYKKFLTGQALGGHKTYHRKIADSLIHAQENPEGKLRSNQVSSHPETRVKSSCGKVILFGIDLNASPSVARC; encoded by the coding sequence ATGGTTATGAACATGTTCGTCACTGACCAAACTAACAACAAAATCGATCACGATACCTCGACCGGGGTTGTTGATGTTGGTATTGAATTAAAGGATTGGCCGAGGgaattgaagaagaagaggaaacaTTGTTACGAGGACGAGATAAACGAGCCGACGACGAAGAAGAACAAGGTCGTCAAGCTAAAGGAGGCGACGGGGTTGGTTGAGCCGAAGAGGAATGTATACCAATGTAAGGAATGCAAGCAGGATTTCGATAATTTTCGAGCGCTTGGCGGGCATATGGCTTCGCATAATAGAAAGATGAGGAGCGATGATGATCTTATGAACACTAGTTATAAATGTCCAATATGCCATCACGTTTTCAATGATTTTCGAGCTCTCGGCGGGCATATAGCTTCGCATAACAGAAAGGACAGAGCCGAGAAAGCTGCTTTAGGGGGAGACAGCTCGTTATGTATCGTAGCAGGATCGTCGGTTGGCAGTTTGAGAGACAAGAGTTACGAGTGTAATATTTGCTACAAGAAGTTTTTAACCGGGCAGGCGCTTGGAGGTCATAAAACTTATCATAGGAAAATTGCTGACAGTTTGATTCACGCTCAGGAAAATCCTGAAGGTAAACTCAGATCGAATCAAGTTTCGTCACATCCTGAAACTCGAGTTAAATCAAGTTGTGGAAAAGTAATCCTTTTCGGAATTGATTTGAATGCCTCCCCATCTGTTGCAAGATgctaa
- the LOC126687508 gene encoding putative B3 domain-containing protein At2g27410 translates to MSTSRIEHDLDYQNQENIIGGKRKFVESQHEVKQTKKPKNKEKKNIKKPSTRPMVRSTKALNPEAPEAQIRALGGQNAKLVIQKYLYNTDVNPTHDRLSIPKLQIQDPTFLTKDEKGQELKVKLLEPCGFVSDMILKTWNMPSTRNLNLRTSVG, encoded by the coding sequence ATGTCTACTTCAAGAATCGAACATGATCTTGATtatcaaaatcaagaaaatatcaTCGGTGGAAAACGCAAGTTTGTTGAGAGCCAACATGAAGTGAAACAGACGAAGAAACCAAAAAACAAAGAGAAGAAGAATATCAAGAAACCAAGTACCAGGCCCATGGTGAGATCAACAAAAGCGTTGAATCCAGAAGCGCCGGAAGCACAAATTAGAGCTCTTGGAGGCCAAAACGCGAAGCTGGTGATACAGAAATACTTGTACAACACAGATGTAAATCCAACTCACGATCGTTTATCAATTCCTAAGTTGCAAATACAAGACCCTACCTTTCTTACCAAGGACGAGAAGGGACAAGAGTTGAAGGTTAAACTATTGGAGCCGTGCGGTTTTGTGTCTGATATGATTCTCAAAACATGGAATATGCCGAGTACCCGTAATCTGAACCTGAGGACATCGGTGGGTTGA